CACCGCCTGTTTTACGGGTTCACGAAAGGATCTATAAGGAAAACCAAAGGAGGTTACGCTTTCTTATGGATGTTGCTTTACCTTTTCTTGCCGAAGGTGTTGATGAAGCTACAGTTTCCTACTGGAAAGTGGATGAAGGAGACCGGGTAGAGGAAGGGGATGACCTGGTGGAGATGTTCACCAGTAAAGCTGTTTTTAGCGTTCCCTCCCCTGGGTCCGGAATTGTTGAAGAGATTCTGGTGCGAGAGGGAGAGGTAGTTAAGGTGGGCCAGACTCTCTGCATTCTGAAAGAAGATTAGAAAAACTCAAGGAGCAAAGAGAGGAGAAACTATGACTTCCCGCTACGCTGTTTTCTGGGGATGCCAGATTCCCGCCCGCTTACCTTTTTTTGAAAAGTCAACCCGCGTGGTACTGGAGCGCCTCGGGATCGAGCTGGTAGATTTACCCGGTTTTACTTGCTGCCCCGAAAAAACCTTAATCAAAAACTACCGGGAAGAGGTCTGGGTTTTAACCGCAGCACGTAACCTGGCTCTTGCGGAACAGGCAGGATTGCCGTTGTTGACACCTTGCAACGGCTGTTACAGTACACTGAAAACGGTTTTAGCCAAAATTAAGGATTCCGTGGCTTTACGCGAGCTGGTTACAAAACGTTTAGAGGCAATTGGGCTTGAATTCAAAGGAAGCGGGATCGTAAAGCACCTGATCGAGATGCTTCACGACGATATAGGGCCCGCCAAGATCAAAATGACCGTACGTCGCCCGATGGAGGGATTGCGCATTGCGGTCCACTACGGTTGCCATATGCTGCGGCCCGGCTCCAAGCTTCGTTTTGACGATCCCCTGCACCCGGAAAAATATGATCTCCTCGTACGTGCCCTGGGGGCGGAATCTGTTGTGTATGATACGAAGATGCTCTGCTGCGGCAGCGGCCTGGGATTTGTGGGAGCGCAGGAGGAAGCTACGACCCTTTTGCGAAAAAAGCTTTTTGATCTGCAGGGAAAGTCGGACGCGCTTACTGTTGTCTGTCCCGCCTGTTTTATCCAGTACGACCAGCGCCAGTATATTCTCCAGCGTCAGGGAGAGGGGTTCCACATCCCCGTTTTAACTTACCCCGAGCTGCTTGGCCTGGCCCTGGAAATTCCGGGCGCTGAACTGGGGCTGCAGGAGCACCGGATCAGCCTGGCACCTTTTTTTGCGGCCTGGGACAGCCAGAGAGAGACGCTAGCCGCAATCAAGCCCCTCCTCGATCTCGCCGCTGTCAAACGCTGTTACGAGTGCGGTGCCTGCGTGGATGATTGCCCTGCCGCCCAGGCGAGCAGAGCTTTTCACCCACGCGAGTTAATCGGCAGTTTACTGGTGGGGAATCTGGCGGAACTGTTAAGGGAAAAGACCATCTGGCAGTGCTTGGAGTGTCATACCTGTTACGAGTTATGTCCCCAGAAGTTCGGGATGGAGCATGTTTTTACGACCTTGAAGCATCTTGCCCTGGCGCAGGGTTTGGCGCCACCGTCCTTAGAGGGGGGTGTAAAAGGTTTTCTGCAAGCCGGAAAGCTGGGTGCGGTTGATGAGAAAGGACGGCGAAAGTTGGGCCTGAACGCTCTTCCACCCGGGGGAGAGGCGGAACTCCAAAGGTTACTGGGCTTACCATTACAGGATCACTAAAGGAGAGCGAGCAATTGGGGGAGGAGTTTTTGATGAAAAATTTTCCACGTATTCCCTCGGGATGTTCCATTGTCGGGATCTTCAACAAGCAGGCAAAGCGCTTCAGTGGAGCAGACATCCTGCGGGCAATCAGAGTGATGCACGACCGTTCCAATGGTCTCGGCGGAGGTTTTGCCGGTTACGGAATTTACCCTGAATATAAAGATTGCTATACCTTTCACCTCATGTACGAGGGAGAAGCGAGCCAGCACGAGACCGAACATTTCCTCGAAAAGCACTTTATCATCGAGCGGAGCGAACCAATTCCGACGCGGCCTCACCCGCGAATTAGCGATGTCCCCATTCTCTGGCGTTACTTTTTACGGGTTAAGCCCCGGCGTGTGGAATCTTTTCGCGGAAGAGAGGGGACCGCATCCGCATCTTCCCCGCAGTTCTGTCAGGTTTTAGAAGAAACAACGGGAGAGCATTGTGATGAAAGAGACTTTGTCGTTGAACAGGTAATATTAATCAACCGTTGCATTAACGGTGCTTTTGTAGCCTCGAGCGGGAAGAACATGGGTGTTTTTAAAGGTGTTGGATACCCTGAAGACATCGGAGAGTTTTACCGGATTGAGGAGTACGAAGGGTACCTCTGGACGGGCCACGGGCGTTTTCCTACAAATACTCCCGGCTGGTGGGGGGGTGCTCATCCCTTTACAATTCTCGACTGGTCGGTGGTACATAACGGAGAAATTTCTTCATACGGAATTAATAAACGTTATCTGGAGATGTTTGGCTACCACTGCACCCTCCAAACTGATACTGAAGTGATCGCCTATCTTTTTGATTTATTGCACAGGAGGCACGGGTTGCCCCTTCAGGTTGCCTGCCTGGCGCTTGCGCCTCCCTTTTGGAAGGATCTCGACGGAAATGCCGGGGCAAAAGGGGAGCTTGCCGGGGCTTTGCGCCAGGTCTACGGTTCTGCCCTTTTGAACGGGCCTTTTAGTATTGTGGTTGGGTACACCGGGGGCGTGATCGGTTTAACTGACCGGATCAAATTGCGCCCTCTGGTCTGCGGTGAAAGGGACAATTTTTTATACCTGGCCAGTGAAGAATGTGCAATCCGGGAAGTGTGCCCGGCCCCGGACCGGGTTTGGGCGGTTAAGGCCGGGGAGCCGGTGATAGGACAACTGGAGGAAGGTGTTCAGCCATGACAAAAACCTTAATTCCAAATGAGTTCCTGGTAAAAATTGATCACATCCGGTGCCGCCGGTGTAAGCGGTGTATCCTTAATTGCGGCTTTGGGGTGTTGAATTTCCAGGACCGGATCGTGGCAGATCACAGCAAGTGCGTAGCCTGCCACCGGTGCGCCACTTTTTGCCCCGAAGGAGCAATCTGGATCGAGCGGAACCCGCTCTGCTTTAAACCGAACGCACACTGGACCCCGGAGTCCATCAAGGCGATTTACAAGCAAGCAGAGACAGGCGGAGTCCTGCTGACCGGAATGGGAAACGATCGCCCCTATGTCAATTACTTCGATCATCTCGTCCTGGATGCCTGCCAGGTTACGAACCCATCGATCGACCCGCTGCGGGAGCCGATGGAACTGCGTACTTATTTGGGAAGCAAGCCGAACTCCTTGCAGGTTGAAACAGTTGAAACAAAAGAAGGTTCTTATGCGCTCGCGACGAGACTTTCTCCCCAAATTAAGCTCGAAACGCCGATCATCTTTGCCGGAATGTCGTTTGGCTCGATCAGTCTCCCTGCCCACAAAGCTCTCGCCAGGGCTGCACATCTTTCAGGAACGCTTATGAATACCGGAGAGGGTGGTTTACACCGCGAGCTTTATCCTTACAGCAGCAACATTATTGTACAGGTTGCCTCGGGAAGATTTGGCGTCAATCAGGAGTACCTGGACCGGGCTGCTGCGATTGAAATTAAAATTGGACAGGGAGCAAAACCGGGGATCGGCGGTCACCTTCCCGGGGAAAAAGTAAACCAGGAGGTTTCTCAAACCCGGATGATTCCTGCCGGAACAGATGCCCTTTCTCCCGCTCCGCATCATGACATATACTCTATTGAGGATCTTTCTCAGTTAATTTACGCTTTAAAAGAGGCAACTCGTTATACAAAACCTGTTGGTGTAAAAATTTCCGCTGTTCACAACGCGGCTGCGATTGCCAGCGGCATTGCCCGCGCCGGAGCGGATTTTGTGTACCTTGATGGGTTTCGAGGTGGTACTGGAGCGGCTCCCACGATTATCCGGGACCATGTTGGAATCCCGATTGAAATGGCTATTGCTGCGGTGGATGACCGGCTGCGTCAGGAGGGAATTCGCAATCAGGTTTCTTTGATTGCAGCGGGGGGCTTCCGTCACAGCGGAGATGTGGCCAAGGCAATCGCCCTTGGTGCGGACATCGTGGCGATTGGCACGGCAGCCCTGATTGC
The nucleotide sequence above comes from Bacillota bacterium. Encoded proteins:
- a CDS encoding glutamate synthase-related protein: MTKTLIPNEFLVKIDHIRCRRCKRCILNCGFGVLNFQDRIVADHSKCVACHRCATFCPEGAIWIERNPLCFKPNAHWTPESIKAIYKQAETGGVLLTGMGNDRPYVNYFDHLVLDACQVTNPSIDPLREPMELRTYLGSKPNSLQVETVETKEGSYALATRLSPQIKLETPIIFAGMSFGSISLPAHKALARAAHLSGTLMNTGEGGLHRELYPYSSNIIVQVASGRFGVNQEYLDRAAAIEIKIGQGAKPGIGGHLPGEKVNQEVSQTRMIPAGTDALSPAPHHDIYSIEDLSQLIYALKEATRYTKPVGVKISAVHNAAAIASGIARAGADFVYLDGFRGGTGAAPTIIRDHVGIPIEMAIAAVDDRLRQEGIRNQVSLIAAGGFRHSGDVAKAIALGADIVAIGTAALIAMGCRLCQKCYTGNCSWGIATQRPELVQRLDPEEATERLVNLLRGWSLELKEILGALGVNAVESLRGSRERLRGIGLNQVELEILGVKPAGR
- a CDS encoding biotin/lipoyl-binding protein, producing MDVALPFLAEGVDEATVSYWKVDEGDRVEEGDDLVEMFTSKAVFSVPSPGSGIVEEILVREGEVVKVGQTLCILKED
- a CDS encoding glutamine amidotransferase family protein produces the protein MKNFPRIPSGCSIVGIFNKQAKRFSGADILRAIRVMHDRSNGLGGGFAGYGIYPEYKDCYTFHLMYEGEASQHETEHFLEKHFIIERSEPIPTRPHPRISDVPILWRYFLRVKPRRVESFRGREGTASASSPQFCQVLEETTGEHCDERDFVVEQVILINRCINGAFVASSGKNMGVFKGVGYPEDIGEFYRIEEYEGYLWTGHGRFPTNTPGWWGGAHPFTILDWSVVHNGEISSYGINKRYLEMFGYHCTLQTDTEVIAYLFDLLHRRHGLPLQVACLALAPPFWKDLDGNAGAKGELAGALRQVYGSALLNGPFSIVVGYTGGVIGLTDRIKLRPLVCGERDNFLYLASEECAIREVCPAPDRVWAVKAGEPVIGQLEEGVQP
- a CDS encoding heterodisulfide reductase-related iron-sulfur binding cluster, yielding MTSRYAVFWGCQIPARLPFFEKSTRVVLERLGIELVDLPGFTCCPEKTLIKNYREEVWVLTAARNLALAEQAGLPLLTPCNGCYSTLKTVLAKIKDSVALRELVTKRLEAIGLEFKGSGIVKHLIEMLHDDIGPAKIKMTVRRPMEGLRIAVHYGCHMLRPGSKLRFDDPLHPEKYDLLVRALGAESVVYDTKMLCCGSGLGFVGAQEEATTLLRKKLFDLQGKSDALTVVCPACFIQYDQRQYILQRQGEGFHIPVLTYPELLGLALEIPGAELGLQEHRISLAPFFAAWDSQRETLAAIKPLLDLAAVKRCYECGACVDDCPAAQASRAFHPRELIGSLLVGNLAELLREKTIWQCLECHTCYELCPQKFGMEHVFTTLKHLALAQGLAPPSLEGGVKGFLQAGKLGAVDEKGRRKLGLNALPPGGEAELQRLLGLPLQDH